A genomic region of Ewingella sp. CoE-038-23 contains the following coding sequences:
- a CDS encoding rhodanese-like domain-containing protein has translation MQDIMPFISAHPVLSLAWVALLIAVIVTTFKTRFSKVKEISRGEATRLINKEDAVVVDVRAREEFRKGHISTSLNVLSADIKSNNLGELVKHKAQPVIVVCANGTSSRAAAEGLVSAGFEQVYTLKDGISGWSSENLPLARGK, from the coding sequence ATGCAAGATATTATGCCGTTCATTAGTGCGCATCCGGTTCTCAGCCTAGCGTGGGTTGCGTTGCTGATTGCAGTAATTGTGACCACCTTTAAGACGCGTTTTTCTAAAGTAAAAGAGATCTCCCGTGGTGAAGCGACCCGCCTGATCAACAAAGAAGACGCCGTTGTGGTTGACGTGCGCGCACGCGAAGAATTCCGTAAAGGCCATATCTCCACGTCTTTAAACGTGTTGAGCGCCGACATTAAGAGCAACAACTTGGGTGAGCTGGTGAAGCATAAAGCACAGCCAGTTATCGTGGTTTGCGCCAACGGCACCTCTTCCCGCGCTGCGGCAGAAGGCTTAGTGAGTGCTGGTTTTGAACAGGTTTATACCCTGAAAGACGGTATCTCTGGCTGGAGCAGCGAAAACCTGCCACTGGCTCGCGGTAAGTAA
- the grxC gene encoding glutaredoxin 3: MAKIEIYTKATCPYCHRAKALLNSKGAAFEEIAIDGDADKREKMIARTGGPSTVPQIFIDGQHIGGCDDLHALDAKGGLDPLL; encoded by the coding sequence ATGGCTAAAATTGAAATCTATACCAAGGCAACCTGTCCTTATTGCCACCGTGCGAAAGCGTTACTTAACAGCAAGGGCGCGGCTTTTGAAGAAATCGCCATTGATGGCGATGCGGACAAACGTGAAAAGATGATCGCGCGTACTGGCGGTCCTTCTACCGTTCCTCAGATTTTTATCGACGGACAGCACATTGGTGGCTGCGACGATTTACATGCACTTGATGCCAAAGGTGGCCTTGATCCGTTGCTGTGA
- the secB gene encoding protein-export chaperone SecB — protein sequence MSEQNNTEMAFQIQRIYTKDISFEAPNAPQVFQQDWQPEVKLDLDTASSQLADEVYEVVLRVTVTSSLGDDTAFLCEVQQGGIFTISGIDGNQLAHCLGAYCPNILFPYARECITSLVSRGTFPQLNLAPVNFDALFMNYLQQQAEGEGAEPHQDA from the coding sequence ATGTCAGAACAAAACAACACCGAGATGGCTTTCCAGATCCAGCGTATCTACACCAAGGATATCTCCTTCGAAGCGCCAAACGCGCCTCAGGTTTTCCAGCAAGACTGGCAGCCAGAAGTTAAACTTGATTTAGATACTGCTTCAAGCCAGCTGGCTGATGAAGTGTATGAAGTGGTACTGCGTGTGACCGTGACTTCTTCACTGGGCGACGACACTGCTTTCCTGTGTGAAGTGCAACAAGGTGGTATCTTCACCATCTCCGGCATTGATGGGAACCAACTGGCACATTGCCTGGGTGCTTACTGCCCGAACATTCTGTTCCCATATGCTCGTGAGTGCATTACCAGCCTGGTTTCTCGCGGTACCTTCCCGCAACTGAATCTGGCACCTGTGAACTTCGACGCGCTGTTCATGAACTACTTGCAACAGCAGGCTGAAGGCGAAGGTGCAGAACCACATCAGGATGCCTGA
- the gpsA gene encoding NAD(P)H-dependent glycerol-3-phosphate dehydrogenase: MKTVNASMTVIGAGSYGTALAITLARNGHNVVLWGHNADNIRTLQAARCNQAFLPDVPFPDSLVLETDLAIALAASRNILVVVPSHVFGDVLQQIKPHLRADSRIVWATKGLEAETGRLLQDVAREILGDDIPLAVVSGPTFAKELAAGMPTAIALAATDAEFAEDLQQLLHCGKSFRVYSNPDFVGVQLGGAVKNVIAIGAGMSDGIGFGANARTALITRGLAEMSRLGSALGADPSTFMGMAGLGDLVLTCTDNQSRNRRFGIMLGEGMDVQGAQDKIGQVVEGYRNTKEVRALAQRYNVEMPITEQIYQVLYCQKDAREAAISLLARASKDEKSSH; encoded by the coding sequence ATGAAAACCGTCAATGCTTCAATGACTGTGATCGGTGCCGGCTCATACGGCACCGCTTTAGCCATAACGCTCGCCAGAAATGGCCACAACGTGGTGCTGTGGGGCCATAACGCCGATAACATTCGCACGTTACAGGCTGCTCGCTGCAATCAGGCATTTCTGCCGGACGTTCCTTTCCCTGACAGCCTGGTGCTGGAAACTGACCTCGCCATTGCGCTGGCCGCTAGCCGCAACATTTTGGTGGTAGTGCCGAGCCACGTGTTTGGTGACGTGCTCCAGCAGATTAAACCTCATCTTCGCGCTGACTCTCGTATCGTCTGGGCCACTAAAGGCCTCGAGGCGGAAACGGGCCGTCTGCTGCAAGACGTTGCTCGCGAAATTCTAGGCGATGACATTCCGCTAGCCGTGGTTTCTGGCCCGACCTTTGCCAAAGAGCTGGCAGCCGGCATGCCTACCGCGATAGCGCTGGCCGCCACCGACGCAGAATTTGCTGAAGATCTGCAACAGCTTTTGCACTGCGGTAAGAGTTTCCGTGTCTACAGCAATCCCGATTTCGTCGGCGTGCAGCTTGGCGGCGCCGTGAAGAACGTGATTGCCATTGGTGCCGGGATGTCCGATGGCATCGGCTTTGGTGCCAATGCGCGCACCGCGCTTATCACCCGTGGCTTAGCAGAAATGAGCCGCCTTGGCTCAGCACTTGGTGCTGATCCGTCCACATTTATGGGCATGGCGGGGCTGGGTGATTTGGTGTTAACCTGCACAGACAATCAATCTCGTAATCGGCGTTTTGGCATTATGCTGGGCGAGGGGATGGATGTTCAGGGCGCGCAGGATAAGATTGGTCAGGTGGTCGAAGGCTACCGTAATACCAAAGAAGTCCGTGCGCTGGCACAGCGTTATAACGTTGAAATGCCAATCACTGAGCAAATCTATCAAGTACTGTATTGCCAGAAAGATGCCCGCGAAGCGGCAATCAGCTTGCTGGCTCGTGCCAGTAAAGACGAAAAAAGCAGCCACTGA
- the cysE gene encoding serine O-acetyltransferase, translating to MSLEELELVWKNIKSEARALAECEPMLASFFHATLLKHENLDGALSYILANKLGSPIMPAIAIREVVEEAYRNDAQMTLSAARDILAVHQRDAAVDKYSTPLLYLKGFHALQAYRIGNWLWKQDRQALAIYFQNQISVTFGVDIHPAARIGCGIMLDHATGIVIGETAVVENDVSILQSVTLGGTGKTCGDRHPKIREGVMIGAGAKILGNIEVGVGAKIGAGSVVLQSVPAHTTAAGVPARIVGRPESERPSMDMDQHFNGITQGFEFGDGI from the coding sequence ATGTCGTTAGAAGAGCTGGAACTGGTCTGGAAAAACATTAAATCAGAGGCGAGAGCGCTGGCTGAGTGTGAACCTATGCTGGCGAGCTTTTTTCATGCGACGTTGCTCAAGCATGAAAACCTCGACGGGGCATTAAGCTACATTCTGGCTAACAAGCTGGGCAGCCCGATTATGCCAGCGATTGCCATTCGTGAAGTGGTGGAAGAGGCCTATCGCAATGACGCCCAGATGACGCTGTCCGCCGCGCGCGATATCCTTGCGGTGCATCAGCGCGATGCGGCAGTGGATAAATACTCCACGCCGCTGCTCTATTTGAAAGGTTTTCACGCGCTGCAGGCTTACCGAATTGGTAACTGGCTGTGGAAGCAAGACCGTCAGGCGCTGGCCATCTATTTCCAAAATCAAATTTCCGTCACCTTTGGCGTGGATATCCACCCGGCAGCGCGAATTGGTTGCGGCATCATGCTCGACCACGCGACGGGTATCGTCATTGGTGAAACGGCCGTGGTCGAAAACGACGTCTCAATCTTGCAGTCAGTCACGCTGGGCGGGACAGGCAAGACCTGCGGCGATCGACACCCAAAAATCCGCGAAGGCGTGATGATTGGTGCGGGTGCCAAGATTCTGGGTAATATCGAAGTCGGGGTAGGTGCCAAGATTGGTGCTGGCTCAGTGGTGCTGCAATCCGTTCCAGCACACACCACGGCGGCAGGGGTTCCTGCCCGCATCGTCGGTCGCCCAGAGAGCGAAAGGCCTTCGATGGACATGGATCAGCATTTCAACGGTATTACGCAAGGCTTTGAGTTCGGCGACGGGATCTAA
- the trmL gene encoding tRNA (uridine(34)/cytosine(34)/5-carboxymethylaminomethyluridine(34)-2'-O)-methyltransferase TrmL, with the protein MLNIVLFEPEIPPNTGNIIRLCANTGFQLHLIEPLGFGWDDKKLRRAGLDYHEFANIKHHANYDAFLSSENPQRIFALTTKGTPAHSAVSYEAGDYLLFGPETRGLPPVILDNLPANQKIRIPMQPESRSMNLSNAVSVVVYEAWRQMDYPGALIKS; encoded by the coding sequence ATGCTTAACATCGTACTTTTTGAACCAGAAATCCCGCCAAATACGGGCAACATTATCCGCCTGTGTGCCAACACCGGCTTCCAGTTACATCTCATCGAACCTCTTGGATTCGGCTGGGATGACAAAAAGCTGCGCCGTGCCGGTTTGGACTACCACGAATTCGCCAACATTAAGCATCATGCTAACTATGACGCCTTTCTCAGCAGTGAGAACCCGCAGCGAATTTTTGCCCTCACGACTAAAGGCACGCCAGCGCACAGCGCGGTGAGCTATGAAGCCGGGGATTATTTGCTGTTTGGGCCTGAGACGCGCGGGCTACCGCCGGTGATTCTGGACAACCTACCAGCAAATCAAAAAATCCGTATTCCAATGCAGCCAGAGAGCCGCAGCATGAACTTGTCGAATGCGGTGTCAGTGGTGGTATACGAAGCCTGGCGCCAAATGGACTACCCCGGCGCGCTGATTAAAAGCTGA
- the cpxA gene encoding envelope stress sensor histidine kinase CpxA gives MINSLTARIFAIFWFTVALVLMLVLMVPKLDSRQLTPLLDSEQRQGLMIEQHVEAELAGDPANDLMWWRRLFRAIEKWAPPGQRLLLVTSEGRVIGAQRNEMQVVRNFIGQSDNSDRPKKKKYGRLEMVGPFSVRDGEDNYQLYLIRPASSPQWDFINLMFDRPFLLLIVTMLISSPLLLWLSWSLAKPARKLKNAADDVARGNLKQHPELEAGPQEFLATGASFNQMVSALERMVTAQQRLISDISHELRTPLTRLQLATALMRRRHGEGKELQRIETEAQRLDSMINDLLVLSRSQHKNELARETLKANELWADVIENAQFEAEQMGKTLEVPVPPGPWKLFGNPAALDSALENIVRNALRYSNTRIALNFACDSEGITITVDDDGPGVSEADREQIFRPFYRTDEARDRESGGTGLGLAIVDTAVQQHRGWVKAEDSPLGGLRLIIWLPLHQR, from the coding sequence ATGATCAACAGCCTAACGGCACGCATTTTTGCGATTTTCTGGTTTACCGTTGCCTTAGTTTTGATGCTGGTTTTAATGGTGCCCAAGCTTGATTCACGCCAACTTACACCGCTGCTCGATAGTGAACAGCGGCAAGGCCTGATGATTGAACAGCATGTCGAAGCCGAGCTGGCAGGCGACCCGGCGAATGACCTGATGTGGTGGCGTCGGCTGTTCCGCGCTATCGAAAAGTGGGCTCCGCCGGGCCAGCGCCTGTTGCTGGTGACCAGCGAAGGCCGTGTCATTGGTGCGCAGCGCAATGAAATGCAGGTGGTGCGTAACTTCATCGGGCAGTCAGATAACTCAGATCGTCCGAAAAAGAAAAAGTATGGCCGTCTTGAAATGGTCGGGCCTTTTTCCGTTCGCGATGGTGAAGACAATTATCAACTTTACCTGATTCGCCCGGCCAGCAGCCCGCAGTGGGACTTCATCAACCTGATGTTTGACCGCCCATTCCTGCTGCTGATTGTCACCATGTTAATCAGTTCTCCGCTGCTGCTCTGGCTGTCGTGGAGTCTGGCAAAACCTGCTCGTAAGTTGAAAAACGCGGCGGACGACGTGGCGCGAGGCAATCTCAAGCAGCATCCAGAACTGGAAGCGGGGCCGCAGGAGTTTCTGGCGACCGGGGCCAGCTTCAATCAGATGGTCAGCGCGCTTGAACGCATGGTTACAGCTCAACAGCGGCTTATCTCGGATATCTCACACGAGCTGAGAACCCCGCTGACTCGCCTACAGCTGGCGACCGCACTGATGCGCCGCCGTCACGGTGAAGGCAAAGAGTTGCAGCGTATAGAGACGGAAGCACAGCGCCTCGACAGCATGATCAACGACCTGTTAGTGCTTTCCCGCAGTCAGCATAAGAACGAACTGGCGAGGGAGACGCTAAAAGCCAATGAGCTATGGGCCGACGTGATTGAAAATGCCCAGTTTGAAGCTGAGCAGATGGGCAAAACGCTGGAAGTCCCTGTACCTCCGGGTCCGTGGAAGCTGTTTGGTAATCCGGCGGCGCTGGATAGCGCCCTTGAGAATATCGTTCGCAATGCGCTTCGCTACTCCAATACCCGTATCGCGCTGAACTTCGCCTGCGACAGTGAAGGCATCACCATCACGGTGGATGATGACGGTCCGGGCGTGAGCGAAGCCGACCGCGAGCAGATTTTCCGTCCGTTCTACCGTACCGATGAGGCGCGTGATCGGGAGTCCGGCGGCACGGGGTTAGGTTTGGCGATTGTCGACACCGCAGTACAACAGCACCGTGGTTGGGTGAAAGCCGAAGATAGCCCGTTGGGCGGCTTGCGACTAATCATCTGGCTACCGCTGCATCAGCGTTAA
- the cpxR gene encoding envelope stress response regulator transcription factor CpxR has translation MNKILLVDDDRELTSLLKELLEMEGFNVVVAYDGEQALEKLDNSIDLLLLDVMMPKKNGIETLKELRQRHQTPVIMLTARGSELDRVLGLELGADDYLPKPFNDRELVARIRAMLRRSNWSEQQQTGESNGSPTLEVDGLQLNPGRQEASFGGVALDLTGTEFTLLYLLAKHLGQVVSREHLSQEVLGKRLTPFDRAIDMHISNLRRKLPDRQDGHPWFKTLRGRGYLMVSAT, from the coding sequence ATGAATAAAATTTTGTTGGTTGATGACGACCGTGAACTGACTTCACTCTTAAAAGAATTGCTCGAAATGGAAGGCTTTAATGTGGTGGTTGCTTACGATGGTGAGCAGGCGCTTGAAAAGCTGGATAACAGTATCGATTTGCTCTTGCTCGACGTGATGATGCCAAAGAAAAATGGCATTGAAACCTTAAAAGAACTTCGCCAACGCCACCAAACGCCGGTCATCATGCTGACTGCGCGCGGTAGCGAGCTGGATCGCGTGCTGGGTCTTGAGCTTGGTGCTGATGACTATTTACCTAAACCTTTCAACGATCGCGAACTGGTCGCGCGTATTCGCGCCATGCTGCGCCGTTCCAACTGGAGCGAACAGCAACAAACCGGCGAATCTAACGGCTCACCGACGCTGGAAGTGGATGGCTTGCAACTGAATCCGGGTCGTCAGGAAGCCAGCTTCGGCGGCGTCGCGCTAGACCTTACCGGGACTGAATTCACCCTGCTCTATCTGCTGGCGAAGCATTTAGGTCAGGTGGTGTCGCGTGAGCATTTGAGCCAAGAAGTGCTGGGCAAACGCCTGACGCCTTTTGACCGTGCCATCGACATGCATATCTCCAATCTTCGCCGCAAACTTCCCGATCGTCAGGATGGCCATCCTTGGTTTAAAACGCTGCGCGGACGCGGCTATTTGATGGTATCCGCTACATGA
- the cpxP gene encoding cell-envelope stress modulator CpxP: MSKVAALVTASILTLSSGVVLADTANVTPVAPSAQDTNMLDKPQERNTMFDGVNLTEQQRQQMRDLMHQARKDLPHINVDQMETMHRLVTAENFDQKAVRAQAEVMAQEQVDRQVEMARIRNQMFNLLTPEQKNVLNQKHEQRMQQMQQQMAGLQPTSAQKPSSISTQ; encoded by the coding sequence ATGTCCAAGGTAGCTGCATTAGTTACGGCCTCAATACTGACACTGAGTTCGGGTGTCGTTTTAGCGGATACCGCTAATGTGACGCCAGTGGCACCTTCAGCTCAAGATACCAACATGCTGGACAAGCCTCAGGAACGCAACACCATGTTTGATGGCGTTAATCTGACTGAGCAGCAGCGCCAGCAAATGCGTGACTTGATGCATCAGGCTCGTAAAGACTTACCCCATATTAATGTAGATCAGATGGAAACCATGCATCGTCTGGTCACCGCTGAGAATTTCGATCAAAAAGCTGTTCGGGCACAGGCCGAAGTCATGGCTCAGGAGCAAGTGGATCGCCAGGTTGAAATGGCCCGCATTCGCAATCAGATGTTCAATCTTCTGACTCCCGAACAGAAAAACGTATTAAACCAGAAACATGAGCAGCGCATGCAACAGATGCAGCAGCAAATGGCTGGCTTACAACCTACTTCTGCCCAGAAGCCAAGTAGTATCAGTACCCAGTAA
- the pfkA gene encoding 6-phosphofructokinase: MIKKIGVLTSGGDAPGMNAAIRGVVRAALSAGLEVFGIEDGYFGLYENRMRPLDRYSVSDMINRGGTFLGSARFPEFRDPENRKVALQNLKDRGIDGLVVIGGDGSYAGADLLTKEGGIRCIGLPGTIDNDVAGTDYTIGFFTALGTVVEAIDRLRDTSSSHQRISIVEVMGRHCGDLTLAAAIAGGCEFIAIPEVEFKRDDLVAEIKAGIAKGKKHAIVAITEKLDDIDELAKYIEKETCRETRGTVLGHIQRGGAPVAYDRILASRMGAYAVDLLLEEDRDYTQGGFCVGVENEKMVHELISICISPENKKSKFKEDWYDTAKKLF; this comes from the coding sequence ATGATTAAAAAAATCGGTGTACTGACAAGTGGCGGCGATGCGCCAGGCATGAATGCCGCGATTCGCGGCGTTGTTCGTGCTGCTCTATCTGCAGGATTAGAAGTTTTCGGTATTGAAGATGGCTACTTTGGCTTGTACGAAAACCGCATGCGACCACTGGACCGCTACAGCGTGTCCGACATGATCAACCGTGGTGGTACTTTCTTAGGTTCTGCTCGCTTCCCGGAATTCCGCGATCCTGAAAACCGCAAGGTTGCTCTGCAAAACCTGAAAGACCGTGGTATCGATGGCTTAGTGGTTATCGGCGGCGACGGTTCTTACGCTGGTGCTGACCTGCTGACCAAAGAAGGCGGCATTCGCTGTATCGGTCTGCCAGGCACCATCGATAACGATGTAGCGGGTACTGACTACACCATCGGCTTCTTCACCGCGTTGGGTACTGTGGTTGAAGCGATCGACCGTCTGCGCGACACCTCTTCTTCTCACCAACGTATTTCCATCGTTGAAGTGATGGGTCGCCACTGTGGCGATTTGACTCTGGCTGCTGCGATTGCCGGTGGTTGCGAATTCATCGCCATCCCAGAAGTTGAATTCAAACGTGATGACCTGGTTGCTGAAATCAAAGCCGGTATCGCCAAAGGTAAAAAGCATGCCATCGTTGCTATCACAGAAAAACTGGATGATATCGACGAGCTGGCTAAATACATCGAGAAAGAAACCTGCCGTGAAACTCGCGGTACCGTTTTAGGCCACATTCAACGTGGTGGCGCACCAGTCGCTTACGACCGTATTCTGGCTTCTCGCATGGGTGCTTATGCTGTTGACCTGCTGCTGGAAGAAGACCGCGACTACACTCAGGGCGGTTTCTGCGTCGGTGTTGAAAACGAAAAAATGGTTCATGAATTAATTTCTATCTGTATCTCACCAGAAAATAAGAAAAGTAAATTCAAAGAAGACTGGTACGACACGGCTAAAAAATTATTCTAA
- a CDS encoding sulfate ABC transporter substrate-binding protein yields the protein MRKWGVGLALLLVATGAIAKDVQILNVSYDPTREFYEQYNKAFSKYWQGKTGDTVTVRQSHGGSGKQATSVINGIEADVVTLALAYDVDAIAERGRIDKNWIKRLPDNSAPYTSTIVFLVKKGNPKQIHDWNDLIKPGVSIITPNPKTSGGARWNYLAAWGYALHHNNNDKAKAQEFLKALFKNVEVLDSGARGATNTFVERGIGDVLIAWENEALLATKDLGNDKFEIVTPSESILAEPTVSVVDKVVDKRGTREVADAYLKYLYSTEGQTIAAENYYRPRDPAVEKKFAAEFPKLKLFTIDQVAGTWAEAQKEHFSSGGIFDQISKR from the coding sequence ATGCGTAAATGGGGTGTAGGTCTGGCATTACTGCTGGTGGCGACGGGCGCAATTGCGAAAGATGTTCAGATTCTGAACGTGTCTTATGATCCAACGCGTGAATTCTACGAGCAATATAACAAAGCGTTCAGCAAATACTGGCAGGGTAAAACCGGCGACACCGTAACCGTGCGTCAATCTCACGGCGGCTCTGGCAAGCAGGCGACCTCCGTTATCAATGGTATCGAGGCTGACGTCGTCACCCTCGCGCTGGCCTATGACGTAGATGCGATTGCCGAACGCGGGCGTATCGACAAAAACTGGATCAAGCGCCTGCCGGACAACTCCGCGCCTTACACCTCCACCATCGTTTTCCTGGTGAAGAAGGGCAACCCAAAACAAATTCACGACTGGAATGATCTGATCAAACCGGGCGTGTCTATCATTACGCCAAACCCGAAAACCTCGGGCGGCGCGCGCTGGAACTATCTGGCGGCGTGGGGCTACGCCCTGCATCACAACAACAATGACAAAGCGAAAGCTCAGGAATTCTTGAAAGCCTTGTTTAAAAACGTTGAAGTGCTGGACTCCGGCGCACGTGGCGCAACCAACACCTTCGTTGAGCGCGGCATCGGCGACGTGCTGATTGCATGGGAAAACGAAGCCTTGCTGGCAACCAAGGACCTGGGCAACGACAAGTTTGAGATTGTGACGCCAAGCGAATCCATTTTGGCTGAGCCAACCGTCTCCGTGGTGGATAAAGTGGTCGACAAGCGCGGCACTCGCGAAGTGGCCGATGCTTACCTGAAGTATCTCTATTCCACTGAAGGTCAAACCATCGCGGCGGAAAACTACTACCGTCCGCGTGACCCAGCCGTTGAGAAGAAGTTTGCCGCTGAATTCCCTAAACTGAAGCTGTTCACTATCGATCAGGTGGCAGGTACTTGGGCCGAAGCGCAGAAAGAGCACTTCTCGAGCGGTGGGATATTCGACCAAATCAGTAAGCGCTAA
- the tpiA gene encoding triose-phosphate isomerase has protein sequence MRHPLVMGNWKLNGSTHMVNELIAALRNELSTVEGCGVAIAPPEVYLSQAKHALAGSRIALGAQNVDTNLSGAFTGETSADMLKDIGAKYIIIGHSERRTYHKESDEFIAKKFGVLKDAGLIPVLCIGETEAENEAGQTEAVCAKQLNAVLNTLGAKAFEGAVIAYEPVWAIGTGKSATPAQAQAVHKFIRDHVAKQDAEIAKQVIIQYGGSVNAANAAELFTQPDIDGALVGGASLKADAFAVIVKAAAEAKKA, from the coding sequence ATGCGACATCCATTAGTGATGGGTAACTGGAAACTGAACGGCAGCACCCACATGGTTAACGAACTGATCGCTGCGCTGCGCAATGAGCTGAGCACGGTTGAAGGTTGTGGCGTTGCTATCGCACCACCAGAAGTTTACCTGTCACAGGCTAAACACGCGCTGGCGGGCAGCCGCATCGCGCTTGGCGCACAGAACGTTGACACCAACCTGTCTGGCGCATTCACCGGCGAAACTTCTGCCGACATGCTGAAAGACATCGGTGCGAAATACATCATCATCGGTCACTCTGAGCGTCGTACTTATCACAAAGAAAGTGACGAGTTCATTGCTAAGAAATTCGGCGTGCTGAAAGATGCTGGCCTGATCCCAGTGCTGTGCATCGGTGAAACCGAAGCAGAAAACGAAGCGGGTCAAACTGAAGCCGTGTGTGCAAAACAGCTGAACGCCGTGCTGAACACGCTGGGCGCTAAAGCCTTCGAAGGCGCGGTTATCGCTTATGAGCCAGTTTGGGCTATCGGTACCGGCAAATCTGCCACTCCAGCTCAGGCTCAGGCGGTTCACAAATTCATCCGTGACCACGTTGCTAAACAAGACGCTGAAATCGCTAAACAAGTGATCATCCAGTACGGCGGTTCTGTAAACGCAGCTAACGCGGCAGAACTGTTCACTCAGCCAGACATCGATGGCGCGCTGGTTGGCGGTGCTTCTCTGAAAGCTGATGCCTTCGCGGTTATCGTGAAAGCCGCTGCTGAAGCGAAAAAAGCCTAA
- a CDS encoding DUF1454 family protein yields the protein MTANFILRLALPALLLISGLNQANAEPPAEHQTVEEMPKAPYLLAGAPTFEMTLVSFREKYNAANPSQQISEFRAITDKTGNDLLTRAASKINENLYASTALEKGTGKIKTLQITYLPIQGPEAKAARTLAISYMANLMREFDGTLTVEQSVAKVASLIDKGKGQQFYQQQVGAIRYVISDNGEKGLTFAVEPVKLALS from the coding sequence ATGACTGCAAACTTCATTCTTCGCCTCGCGCTTCCCGCGCTGCTGCTGATTTCAGGGCTGAATCAGGCCAATGCGGAACCACCCGCCGAGCACCAGACCGTCGAGGAGATGCCGAAAGCGCCTTATCTACTGGCGGGCGCCCCGACTTTCGAAATGACGCTGGTGAGCTTTCGCGAAAAATATAACGCGGCCAACCCGAGTCAGCAGATCAGCGAATTCCGCGCCATTACCGACAAAACCGGCAATGACCTGCTGACCCGCGCTGCCAGCAAGATTAATGAGAATCTCTATGCTTCTACAGCATTGGAGAAAGGCACCGGGAAAATCAAAACCCTGCAAATCACCTACCTGCCCATCCAAGGGCCGGAGGCCAAAGCCGCGCGCACGCTGGCTATCAGCTACATGGCGAACCTAATGCGCGAGTTTGACGGTACCCTGACAGTGGAGCAAAGCGTGGCAAAAGTGGCGTCGCTGATCGACAAAGGCAAAGGCCAGCAGTTCTACCAACAGCAGGTCGGCGCGATTCGTTACGTGATTTCAGATAACGGCGAGAAGGGGCTGACCTTCGCCGTAGAGCCGGTAAAACTCGCGCTTTCATAA
- a CDS encoding DUF805 domain-containing protein yields the protein MTLQHALFSFNGRMGRREFWIWMVSWLVLMVAVFTFADRQWIEIQSAAFAVVVLLWPTAAVMVKRLHDRNKSAWWALLFILAWMLAAGHWDMIPTLWQWVVGRLLPAVIFVMLIIDCGAFVGTPGTNRFGPEAESVRFK from the coding sequence ATGACCCTGCAACACGCACTCTTTTCATTTAATGGCCGCATGGGCCGCCGTGAGTTTTGGATTTGGATGGTCAGCTGGCTGGTGCTGATGGTGGCGGTGTTCACCTTTGCCGACAGACAGTGGATCGAAATCCAATCCGCCGCTTTTGCCGTGGTGGTTTTGCTGTGGCCCACCGCCGCGGTGATGGTGAAACGCCTGCACGACCGCAATAAATCGGCCTGGTGGGCACTGCTGTTTATTCTGGCGTGGATGCTGGCGGCGGGGCATTGGGACATGATCCCGACGCTGTGGCAGTGGGTGGTCGGCAGGCTGCTTCCGGCGGTGATTTTCGTGATGCTGATTATCGACTGCGGCGCCTTCGTGGGAACGCCGGGCACAAATCGCTTTGGCCCGGAAGCAGAGAGCGTCAGGTTCAAATAG